TCGCCGCAGACCGCCGCAGCCGGGGTAAATTGAGTTTTTCGAGAACGAAGAGGATTACCGATCGTGCGTTATGTTTATGGCATCACTTCGGCCTTGCTGGCGGGTGGCACCGCGCTGGCGCTGGTCACCCAGTCTCCCGTCGGCGCGCAGGTCGCGCAGAATGAGAAGAGCGAAATCGCCAAGGTCGTGCCGCGTTCGGGCGCGCCCGAAAGCTTTGCCGATCTTGTCGAACAGCTGCAGCCTGCGGTCGTCAACATTTCGACCAAGCAGGAAGTCACGCTGGGCGTCCGGCTCAATCCCTTCGCCGGGACGCGTGAGCCGATCACGCAGGAACAGCAGGGCGGCGGATCGGGTTTCCTGATTTCGGCCGACGGCTATATCGTCACCAACAACCATGTCATCTCGGGCGGTCCGCGCGGTGAAGAGGTGAATCAGGTCACGGTGACGCTGACCAATCAAAAGGAATATAAGGCGACCATCGTCGGCCGCGACGTCGCCTCTGACCTCGCGCTGCTCAAGATCGATGCGACCGGCCTGCCGTTCGTGAAATTCGCCGACAGCAGCACGGCACGCGTCGGTGACTGGGTCGTCGCGATCGGCAACCCGCTCGGCCTTGGCTCGACAGTGACCGCGGGCATCATCTCGGCGGTTCAGCGCAACCTTGGCAGCGGCGGTGCCTATGACCGCTATATCCAGACCGATACCGCGATCAACCGCGGCAACTCGGGCGGTCCGCTGTTCGACCTTCAGGGCAATGTCGTCGGCATCAACAATATGCTGATCTCGCCCGTCGGCGCGAACATAGGCGTCAATTTCGCTATCCCCGCCGATGCCGCGATGCCCGTGATCAATGCGCTGCGTTCGGGTGAGAAAATCCAGCGCGGCTATCTGGGCATCGGCATCGCGCCGGTCGACGAGGATCTGGCGGCTGCGCTCGGCCTGCCCAAGGATCGCGGCGAGTTCGTCCAGCGCGTCGAAGACGATCAGGCGGCGGCGAAGGCCGGGCTGAAGCGCGGCGACGTCGTGACCAAGGTCAACGGCAAGGATGTCACGCCGCAGCAGACGCTGTCGTACATCGTGTCGAACACCAAGCCCGGGACGCGCATCCCGATCGAGATCATCCGCGACGGCAAGACGATGACCCTCAATGCCGTGGTCGGTACGCGTCCGCCCGAGAGTGAACTGACCGGCTCGAACTTCGATCCCGAGGATGAACAGGCGGTCCCCGAGGATCCGACCGGCGCCGCCGACAAGACGATCCAGGAAGTGCTTGGCCTGTCGGTACAGGTCGTGACGCCCGACATCGCACGTGCGGTGGGTGTCGACGCCGGAACCAAGGGGCTGGTGATCGGCGCCGCGTCGGCGAACAGCGATGCCGGCCGCAAGGGCCTGCGTCGCGGCGACGTGATCCTCAGCGTCAATCGCGCGGCGGTGACGTCGAGCGATGCGCTTGCAAAGGCGGTCACCGACGCAAAGAAGGCGGGCCGCGATGCGGTATTGCTCGAAATCCTGCGTCGCGGTGGCCCCTCGGCCTTCATCGCCGTACGCGTGAAATAGGCCCAGCTTCGGCTGGCCGAAAAGGGGCGCCGCACCTTCGGGTCCGGCGCCCTTTTTGTTGCGCATGCTCCTCAATGTTCCTACTATGTTCGCATAACATCGAGTCGGGAGAATGATGATGATTGGCTATGTGACGCTGGGAACGAAGGATATCGCCAAGGCTGCGGTCTTTTACGACGCAATCGCCGCCGAGCTCGAAACGCCGCGGATGATGGAATATGACAGCTTCATCGCGTGGGGCAAACCGGGCGGCGGTGCCGGCATCGGCATCACCAAACCCTTCGACGGCAATGTCGCGACCGTGGGCAATGGCGTGATGGTCGCGCTAGAGGCTAAGGACCAGGATCAGGTCCAGCGTCTCTACGATATCGCGCTCGCCAACGGCGGCACCTGCGAAGGCCCTCCGGGGCCGCGCGGCGAGGGATTCTACGCGGGCTATTTTCGCGATCCCGACGGCAACAAGCTCAACGCCTTCATCATGGGGTGAACGGCTGCTGGCGACGGCCTTGGGGTGGTGAGCGGACGTTGCTTCCTTAATCCTTCGTCATCCCGGGCTTGACCCGGGATGACGATAGAATCGTCCGTTATCGGTCGTTACCGATGCCGTCCCGAACGGTTCAGGCGCCGAACGCGCCGTCGATGGTGTGCATTGCGCCGGTGACAAAGCCCGCTTCGGGGCCCGCCAGCCAGGCGACCATGCCCGCGACCTCTTCGGGGCGCCCATGGCGCTTGATCGCCATGAAGCTGTGCATCAACTCGCGCATCGGGCCATCCTCCGGATTCGCATCGGTATCGATCGGGCCGGGTTGCACGATATTGATCGTGATCCCGCGCGGTCCGAAATCGCGTGCCAGCCCGCGCGCCATGCCCTGCAACGCAGACTTGCTCAGCGCGTAGGAGGCCATACCGGGGACGGGCATGCGGTCGCCGTTGACCGACCCGATCACGATGATGCGACCGCCCTCGGGCATCTGCCGGGCGGCCTCGACCGACGCATGATAGGGCGCATTCACATTGACGCGGATCAGCCGGTCGACGTCGTCGGGATCGAGGTCGAGCGCGTCGCCGAACAGCGCAAAGCCCGCATTGACAACGAGTATGTCGAGCGGGCCGCTCTCGCGCACGCGTGCAATCACGGCGTCGCGGTCGCCGCTGTCGGTCGGGACGGCGGTCGTGCCGGTTTCGGCCGCCAACTGCTCGGCCGCCTCGCGCGAGCCATTATAGGTGAAGACGAGCTTTGCGCCGTCCGATGCGAAGCGGCGGACGATTGCCGCGCCGATCCCGCGGCTGCCGCCGAGGACGAGAACGGATTTTCCTTGGAATTCGGACATGGGGAGACTCCTTGCTTATTAATGTAGGAACCACTACATAAAACTGCGAAAGCTATCGTCAAGGTATTTTGTAACAGTGACTACAAATAAATCCCGTTCGCGCG
This sequence is a window from Sphingopyxis sp. USTB-05. Protein-coding genes within it:
- a CDS encoding trypsin-like peptidase domain-containing protein; translation: MRYVYGITSALLAGGTALALVTQSPVGAQVAQNEKSEIAKVVPRSGAPESFADLVEQLQPAVVNISTKQEVTLGVRLNPFAGTREPITQEQQGGGSGFLISADGYIVTNNHVISGGPRGEEVNQVTVTLTNQKEYKATIVGRDVASDLALLKIDATGLPFVKFADSSTARVGDWVVAIGNPLGLGSTVTAGIISAVQRNLGSGGAYDRYIQTDTAINRGNSGGPLFDLQGNVVGINNMLISPVGANIGVNFAIPADAAMPVINALRSGEKIQRGYLGIGIAPVDEDLAAALGLPKDRGEFVQRVEDDQAAAKAGLKRGDVVTKVNGKDVTPQQTLSYIVSNTKPGTRIPIEIIRDGKTMTLNAVVGTRPPESELTGSNFDPEDEQAVPEDPTGAADKTIQEVLGLSVQVVTPDIARAVGVDAGTKGLVIGAASANSDAGRKGLRRGDVILSVNRAAVTSSDALAKAVTDAKKAGRDAVLLEILRRGGPSAFIAVRVK
- a CDS encoding VOC family protein — encoded protein: MIGYVTLGTKDIAKAAVFYDAIAAELETPRMMEYDSFIAWGKPGGGAGIGITKPFDGNVATVGNGVMVALEAKDQDQVQRLYDIALANGGTCEGPPGPRGEGFYAGYFRDPDGNKLNAFIMG
- the bdcA gene encoding SDR family oxidoreductase, with the protein product MSEFQGKSVLVLGGSRGIGAAIVRRFASDGAKLVFTYNGSREAAEQLAAETGTTAVPTDSGDRDAVIARVRESGPLDILVVNAGFALFGDALDLDPDDVDRLIRVNVNAPYHASVEAARQMPEGGRIIVIGSVNGDRMPVPGMASYALSKSALQGMARGLARDFGPRGITINIVQPGPIDTDANPEDGPMRELMHSFMAIKRHGRPEEVAGMVAWLAGPEAGFVTGAMHTIDGAFGA